One part of the Entelurus aequoreus isolate RoL-2023_Sb linkage group LG05, RoL_Eaeq_v1.1, whole genome shotgun sequence genome encodes these proteins:
- the hmgn1b gene encoding non-histone chromosomal protein HMG-like gives MPRRSKEESDAPEPKRRSLRLCNTTTVKEESKTKTKKAPAKPKKAKEVEKGKPEEKETDAPAENGETKAEEEAPTTDTADGKDAEAE, from the exons ATGCCTAGAAGGAGCAAA GAAGAATCAGATGCACCAGAG CCCAAGAGGAGATCTCTTAGGTTGTGT AATACCACAACTGTAAAGGAAGAGTCCAAAACCAAGACAAAG AAAGCGCCCGCTAAGCCCAAGAAAGCTAAGGAGGTGGAGAAGGGCAAGCCCGAGGAGAAGGAGACCGACGCCCCCGCTGAGAATGGCGAAACCAAAGCTGAGGAAGAG gcgCCGACCACGGACACGGCAGATGGGAAAGACGCGGAGGCAGAATAA